Proteins encoded within one genomic window of Methanobacteriales archaeon HGW-Methanobacteriales-1:
- a CDS encoding GTP-binding protein yields MKKTYIPKLDDLLGGGILDDASIMFCAYPGVDCEAFGYQMLNGRVEEGDPAFIFTNVSEPETIQYEFNSYGWDLESFLEAEKVFFVDGSSSFLGSQSDSKYSINDYSEVEDVILAAIEDVAGGIGVINNLSVLIDYLSNGNTLDLIKKWNDKAKETKTTLVYVFTEWDYDKDVITAIKDSMDCVVDLKTIEERVIIGQGFMVAHSSWSNPADTMVLFFIVQPGGVKVYVPKILVTGPYNSGKSSFVKAISKKSVSVDRQAMSAFPTTIAMDIGHVDYKGFLADVFGTPGQERFDLILGVLSKEAVGAFILVDSTAEQTFARAKEMIRKTRSESIPKIIVANKQDLDGALSPDEIREKMKLDKSIPIIPTVISEKKGIEEALDALLKILYGD; encoded by the coding sequence ATGAAAAAAACCTACATCCCCAAGCTTGACGACTTGCTGGGTGGTGGAATTTTAGATGATGCATCAATCATGTTTTGTGCATATCCTGGAGTAGACTGTGAAGCATTCGGTTATCAAATGCTTAATGGTCGGGTAGAAGAAGGAGATCCTGCATTTATTTTTACAAATGTTTCAGAACCGGAAACAATACAATATGAATTCAATTCCTATGGTTGGGACTTAGAATCTTTTTTAGAAGCAGAAAAAGTTTTTTTTGTAGATGGTAGTTCCAGTTTTTTAGGTTCCCAAAGTGATAGCAAATATTCTATTAATGATTATTCTGAAGTAGAAGACGTTATTTTAGCTGCTATAGAAGATGTTGCCGGAGGCATAGGAGTTATAAATAATCTTTCGGTACTTATAGATTATTTGAGTAATGGAAACACGTTAGATTTAATCAAAAAATGGAATGATAAAGCTAAAGAAACAAAAACAACACTTGTTTATGTTTTTACCGAATGGGACTATGATAAAGATGTGATCACTGCAATTAAAGATTCTATGGATTGTGTTGTAGACTTAAAAACAATAGAAGAAAGAGTAATTATCGGACAAGGATTTATGGTTGCTCATTCCTCATGGTCAAACCCTGCAGATACTATGGTTCTTTTCTTTATAGTTCAGCCAGGTGGGGTAAAGGTCTATGTTCCTAAAATACTTGTTACGGGACCCTATAACTCCGGAAAATCCAGTTTTGTCAAGGCCATATCTAAAAAATCTGTTTCTGTTGATAGGCAAGCCATGTCTGCATTTCCGACCACAATTGCTATGGATATTGGACACGTGGATTATAAAGGATTTTTGGCAGATGTATTTGGAACACCTGGTCAAGAGAGATTTGACTTGATATTAGGTGTTTTATCTAAAGAAGCCGTTGGTGCATTTATATTAGTTGATTCAACTGCAGAGCAAACCTTTGCACGAGCCAAAGAAATGATTAGGAAAACTCGCTCAGAATCAATCCCCAAAATAATTGTAGCTAATAAACAGGATTTAGATGGTGCACTTTCACCAGACGAAATTAGAGAAAAAATGAAATTAGATAAAAGTATACCTATAATACCTACCGTAATCTCTGAGAAGAAAGGAATAGAAGAGGCCTTGGATGCACTTCTAAAAATTCTTTATGGAGATTAA
- a CDS encoding TIGR00304 family protein: MINGSTLVNIGFFVVVAGILLIFLGSMIQSTSSENTKESSNSEIKTGGVILIGPIPIIFGNDKNMLVTSVILGVILMLVAYFLFYRH, translated from the coding sequence ATGATTAATGGAAGTACTCTAGTCAATATAGGCTTTTTTGTAGTAGTAGCTGGAATTCTACTAATCTTTTTGGGCAGTATGATTCAATCAACTTCTTCAGAAAATACTAAAGAAAGTTCTAATAGTGAAATTAAAACTGGTGGAGTCATTTTAATAGGCCCCATACCAATTATTTTTGGCAATGATAAAAATATGCTAGTTACTAGTGTTATTTTAGGTGTTATTTTAATGCTAGTTGCTTATTTTCTATTTTACAGACATTA
- a CDS encoding recombinase RecA, protein MTKYYQSGIPGFDALIGEEGLGISEDSVALIYGPPKVGKSIFCYQFMYNGLQQSEPCLYITADYGIKQLQQRTMDFNWFLQSHIQNQNLYIIDLISKLSGAKLEESATYKISSLQNPTDMMVKVGIGTRFLFQKSPKFRSILDSLTTQFAFNPENLVLRVLKSYIERIKEANGVALITHTQGTVDHQTEEILGDLVDFAVGMDGKNIYISSEDHSSEAEYEINDQGINIF, encoded by the coding sequence ATGACAAAATACTATCAATCTGGCATTCCAGGTTTCGACGCTTTAATTGGTGAAGAAGGATTAGGAATCAGTGAAGATTCAGTAGCCCTCATATATGGGCCTCCTAAGGTAGGAAAATCCATATTCTGCTACCAATTCATGTACAACGGACTACAGCAAAGCGAGCCATGCCTCTACATCACAGCTGACTATGGAATTAAACAGCTACAACAAAGAACTATGGATTTTAACTGGTTTCTTCAATCACACATTCAAAATCAAAATTTATATATTATAGATCTTATTTCCAAGTTGTCTGGGGCAAAACTGGAAGAATCAGCAACTTATAAAATTTCTTCACTTCAGAATCCAACCGATATGATGGTTAAAGTAGGGATTGGAACTAGGTTTTTATTTCAAAAATCACCAAAATTTAGATCCATTTTAGATTCATTAACAACTCAGTTTGCTTTCAATCCAGAAAATTTAGTTTTAAGGGTTTTAAAATCATATATCGAACGAATAAAAGAAGCTAATGGTGTTGCATTAATCACCCACACACAAGGAACTGTTGATCATCAAACTGAAGAGATTTTGGGTGATTTAGTAGATTTTGCAGTAGGAATGGATGGTAAAAATATATATATTAGCTCCGAAGATCATTCAAGTGAAGCAGAGTATGAAATAAACGATCAAGGCATAAATATTTTTTAA
- a CDS encoding ATPase yields MIPRIPSGISSFDDMVSSNGTGGIPENTVTLVYGPPKVGKSIFCYQFMYNGLKESEPCLYITTDYGIKQIQQNTLDFGWELSTYFNEETLYLIDAISSVSGNKVIDTPTYASSSVHNPTDIMVKLGVGTRFISKKSARFRSILDSLTTLMAFNDEMLIVRVLTAYIMRIKESGGTAIVTYTEGSADSKVEAMLKSIVDNIIHLNGDEITIEAMVGVGKKKSSYAVNENGISIGTSDKQK; encoded by the coding sequence ATGATACCCCGTATTCCATCAGGAATTTCAAGTTTTGACGATATGGTTTCCAGTAATGGTACTGGAGGTATTCCAGAAAATACAGTCACATTAGTATATGGACCCCCTAAAGTAGGAAAATCCATATTCTGCTACCAATTCATGTACAACGGACTAAAAGAAAGCGAACCATGCCTCTACATCACCACAGACTATGGTATAAAACAAATACAACAAAATACTTTAGATTTTGGATGGGAATTAAGCACATATTTCAATGAAGAAACTTTGTATCTAATTGATGCCATATCAAGCGTTTCTGGTAACAAAGTAATAGACACTCCAACTTATGCTTCATCTTCAGTACACAATCCCACAGACATTATGGTTAAATTAGGAGTTGGAACCAGATTTATATCGAAAAAATCAGCACGTTTTAGATCAATCCTCGATTCACTCACTACATTAATGGCTTTCAATGACGAAATGTTAATTGTTAGAGTCCTAACCGCATATATAATGCGCATTAAAGAATCAGGAGGGACTGCAATTGTGACTTATACTGAAGGATCAGCAGATTCTAAAGTCGAAGCAATGTTAAAATCTATAGTAGATAACATAATTCATCTTAATGGAGATGAAATAACAATTGAAGCCATGGTTGGTGTTGGAAAGAAAAAATCTAGTTATGCCGTGAATGAAAATGGTATTTCTATTGGAACCTCTGATAAACAAAAATAA
- a CDS encoding tetratricopeptide repeat-containing protein, whose protein sequence is MILQVLGVFDVLKNQEEKDEEEGSLEYYLQRLDELQNDEFNVLINVGVIYLESEEYENSLKYFEKALRMSINLKDDELEAFVLDSIGDVYLNTRKIIKSLEYYNESLRIYASNNSPLVEELQEKIKEVEKIKEAIELSELEKMKSKSSSLSEEDDHETDLSNMSPKLDDIVQLVESASIYETYSNEKDALIHLSQAFRISKEIGDASGEAALLLIMGNENLKQKKYDEAEKCLENSKSLFKRLGDESGLAGAMIILGTVNFIQGNIEGVSENFRKAVEKFQQLDNKKAESAAIDILNTLYNE, encoded by the coding sequence ATGATTCTTCAAGTTTTAGGCGTATTTGATGTTCTCAAGAACCAGGAAGAGAAAGATGAAGAAGAAGGTAGTCTAGAGTATTATCTTCAACGCCTAGATGAGCTACAAAATGATGAATTTAATGTGCTGATTAATGTAGGCGTCATTTATTTAGAATCAGAAGAATACGAAAATTCCTTGAAATATTTTGAAAAGGCATTACGAATGTCCATAAATCTAAAAGATGACGAATTAGAAGCTTTTGTTTTGGATTCTATTGGAGATGTCTACTTAAATACTAGAAAAATAATCAAATCTCTGGAATATTATAATGAATCCCTGCGAATTTATGCCTCAAACAACTCCCCACTAGTTGAAGAACTCCAAGAAAAGATAAAAGAAGTAGAAAAAATTAAAGAAGCTATTGAATTATCGGAATTGGAAAAAATGAAAAGTAAGTCTAGTTCACTTTCTGAAGAAGACGATCATGAAACAGATTTATCAAACATGAGCCCTAAACTGGACGATATAGTTCAACTTGTGGAATCTGCTTCTATTTATGAAACTTACTCCAATGAAAAAGATGCACTTATTCATCTTAGTCAAGCATTCAGAATATCCAAAGAAATTGGTGATGCAAGTGGAGAAGCAGCTCTACTTTTAATAATGGGAAATGAAAATCTAAAACAAAAGAAATATGATGAAGCAGAAAAATGTTTAGAGAATTCTAAATCATTATTCAAACGTTTAGGTGATGAAAGTGGATTAGCGGGTGCTATGATTATTTTAGGAACCGTGAATTTTATTCAAGGCAATATTGAGGGAGTTTCTGAAAATTTTAGAAAAGCCGTGGAAAAATTCCAACAATTAGATAATAAAAAGGCGGAATCTGCTGCAATTGATATTTTAAATACACTATACAATGAGTAG